A region from the Desulfuromonas acetexigens genome encodes:
- a CDS encoding sigma 54-interacting transcriptional regulator: MGPIQTVEERCRKCYSCVRNCPVKAIKVKENWAEVIHERCIGCGKCVKVCAQQAKIVTESTGKILRMLDGEQPVVAVLGCSFPAFFHDIRPGQLVSGLKRLGFEEVHEGSFGVELLVDTYRRLIDTPADFPRITTHCPTIVDLIERHYPHLLKNLMPVVSPMVAIGRFIKERKGAKTKVVYLSSCIAGKFEIEAEPVADAVDMVLTYQELAKLFRAGSIDLPRLPETPFDGVPPERGRLFAVTGGPFQAFGIEADFFNPDFLATEGQENVLEIIRDLAAGRITPRMVDLRFCTGGCVGGPGKSNRLTPFSKRNLIHKYYQNPQAPYATAAYYQAPGPIPRLDRRFSNKYHRLDTPSGQSIRQILQSTNKFVEQDELNCGACGYDTCREHAVAVYQGLAENDMCLPYSLKRLEEDHVKLAQKYELAQRALQQEYGDTAIIGRDGSTLEVLNLITQVGPTPTTVLIRGESGTGKELTARAIHQKSQRSDKPLVSVNCTTLTDSLLESELFGHKKGAFTGAVGDKKGLFEAANGGTIFLDEIGDITPKLQAELLRVLDIGEIKPVGGTTPIKVDVRLIAATNKNLEEGVKEGWFREDLFYRLNVFTITMPPLRNRMESLRELVHVFLDRASKRVNKTLVGIDERAIASMLRYPWPGNIRELQNIIERAAVLTQDSIIRLENLPVVFSQLMPESADGTSTPADNGFRSQREKHLNQVEKNLIKRYLEETGGNVSLAARKAGIPRRTFYRMLTRYDLQGAEFRGKKPTHPTP; the protein is encoded by the coding sequence ATGGGTCCCATCCAAACCGTCGAAGAACGCTGCCGCAAGTGTTATTCCTGCGTGCGCAACTGCCCCGTGAAGGCGATCAAGGTCAAGGAGAACTGGGCCGAGGTCATCCACGAACGCTGCATCGGCTGCGGTAAGTGCGTGAAGGTCTGCGCCCAGCAGGCGAAGATCGTCACCGAAAGCACCGGCAAAATCCTGCGCATGCTCGACGGCGAACAGCCGGTGGTGGCGGTACTCGGCTGCTCCTTCCCCGCCTTTTTCCACGATATCCGCCCCGGGCAACTGGTTTCCGGCCTCAAGCGCCTCGGTTTCGAGGAGGTGCACGAAGGCTCTTTTGGCGTGGAACTGCTGGTCGATACCTATCGCCGACTGATCGACACCCCGGCGGATTTTCCCCGCATCACCACCCATTGCCCGACCATCGTCGATCTCATCGAGCGCCACTATCCCCACCTGCTGAAAAACCTCATGCCAGTGGTCTCGCCGATGGTCGCCATCGGTCGTTTCATCAAGGAGCGCAAGGGGGCGAAGACCAAGGTCGTCTATCTCAGCTCGTGCATCGCCGGCAAGTTCGAAATCGAAGCAGAGCCGGTAGCCGACGCCGTCGATATGGTGCTGACCTACCAGGAACTGGCCAAGCTATTCCGCGCCGGCTCCATCGACCTCCCCCGCCTGCCGGAAACCCCTTTCGATGGCGTTCCCCCTGAGCGGGGACGGCTCTTCGCCGTGACCGGTGGGCCTTTCCAGGCCTTCGGCATCGAGGCCGACTTCTTCAATCCCGACTTCCTCGCCACCGAGGGGCAAGAAAATGTCCTGGAAATCATCCGTGACCTGGCGGCGGGACGCATCACCCCGCGCATGGTCGATCTGCGCTTCTGCACCGGCGGCTGCGTCGGTGGACCGGGCAAGAGCAACCGCCTGACCCCCTTTTCCAAGCGCAACCTGATCCACAAGTACTACCAGAACCCGCAGGCCCCCTACGCCACCGCCGCCTATTATCAGGCCCCCGGTCCGATTCCGCGTCTCGACCGCCGCTTCAGCAACAAGTATCACCGTCTGGACACGCCGAGCGGCCAGAGCATCCGCCAGATTCTCCAGTCGACCAACAAGTTCGTCGAGCAGGACGAACTGAACTGCGGCGCCTGCGGCTACGACACCTGCCGGGAGCACGCGGTGGCGGTCTACCAGGGGCTGGCGGAGAACGACATGTGCCTCCCCTACTCCCTCAAACGGCTGGAGGAGGACCACGTCAAGCTGGCGCAGAAATACGAACTGGCCCAACGCGCCCTGCAGCAGGAGTACGGTGATACGGCGATCATCGGCCGCGACGGCAGCACCCTGGAGGTGCTCAATCTCATCACCCAGGTCGGCCCGACCCCAACCACCGTCCTCATTCGCGGCGAGAGCGGCACCGGCAAGGAGCTCACCGCCCGCGCCATCCACCAGAAGAGTCAACGATCCGACAAGCCGCTGGTCTCCGTCAATTGCACGACACTGACCGACAGCCTGCTCGAAAGCGAGCTCTTCGGCCATAAAAAGGGCGCCTTCACCGGCGCCGTCGGGGACAAAAAGGGGCTGTTCGAGGCGGCCAACGGCGGCACCATCTTCCTCGATGAAATCGGCGACATCACCCCCAAGTTGCAGGCGGAACTGCTGCGGGTGCTCGACATCGGTGAAATCAAGCCGGTGGGCGGAACGACACCAATCAAGGTCGACGTGCGCCTGATCGCCGCCACCAACAAGAACCTGGAAGAAGGCGTAAAGGAAGGCTGGTTTCGCGAAGATCTCTTTTACCGCCTCAACGTCTTCACCATCACCATGCCGCCCTTGCGCAACCGCATGGAATCCTTGCGGGAACTGGTGCATGTCTTTCTCGATCGGGCGAGCAAGCGGGTCAACAAGACCCTGGTCGGGATCGACGAGCGGGCCATCGCCTCCATGCTCCGCTACCCCTGGCCGGGGAACATCCGCGAGTTGCAGAACATCATCGAGCGGGCCGCGGTCCTCACCCAGGACAGCATCATCCGCCTGGAAAATCTGCCGGTAGTCTTCAGTCAGCTCATGCCCGAATCGGCCGATGGAACAAGCACCCCCGCCGACAACGGTTTCCGCTCCCAGCGGGAGAAACATCTCAACCAGGTGGAGAAGAACCTGATCAAACGCTACCTGGAGGAAACCGGCGGCAATGTCTCGCTGGCAGCGCGCAAGGCCGGCATTCCCCGCCGCACCTTCTACCGGATGCTTACGCGCTATGACCTGCAGGGCGCGGAATTTCGCGGCAAAAAACCGACACATCCCACCCCGTGA
- the ptsP gene encoding phosphoenolpyruvate--protein phosphotransferase, giving the protein MGTGNDRLGVTILEDISTLILQSHDLDETLRNIVTLVARRMGTEVCSIYLLDEDRETLRLCASIGLSPEAVGKVSLKIGEGLTGLAAEEGQVVAILEPKTHPRYRYFKETGEERYHSFLGIPLFDRKIPIGVLTIQTVAPRQFSADDISTLSTIAFQVSSIVINARLLDSIRKKEEEKSAFARELEKTRQSLIDKERPAAGQTNGALRGTVACPGLASGVAYVLDDNLGFPETLEDEPVEVASELQQLELTLEKTRIQTLFLEKRVTERLSQSDAAIFHTHLMFLEDRSFLEKLRREIHAGHSVAFALKKVVGEYLEAFERMEDPYLRERAADIKDIGRRLLANLGDTLHNPLQLKHPGILVAREILPSDMATLDHEHIRGIVTETGERNSHAVIMAKALGIPALVGVKAAVRSTPPETQVILDANSGCFYVNPAPHVTEEYRRLQADASRELHRLEEFRDLPAATRDGEKVILRANIGLISDVNIALRNGAEGVGLYRTEFPYMTRGSFPDRDDQYQLYRKVVENFPDYPVTIRTLDIGGDKGLPYFSPPREDNPFMGWRSVRVSLDNRDIFRTQIEAILMAGAHGPVKLLFPMISGMEEVHACREVIEEARANLRREGTPFASHVPTGIMIEVPSAVQMAEQLAREVDFFALGTNDLIQYMLAADRNNPLVNKYYDPLHPAVLHALAQVTDVARRQGIGLCLCGEMASDPMNFLVLYGLGMREFSMPAPFIPRIKAFLRDLDSAVAIKAARDVLTLSESAKIRAYLIEVLKEIEQLD; this is encoded by the coding sequence ATGGGCACAGGCAACGACCGACTGGGCGTCACCATCTTGGAAGATATCAGCACCCTGATCCTCCAGTCCCACGATCTCGATGAAACCTTGCGTAATATCGTTACCCTGGTGGCTCGCCGCATGGGGACGGAGGTCTGCTCCATCTACCTGCTCGACGAGGATCGGGAAACCCTGCGCCTCTGTGCCAGTATCGGCCTCTCCCCCGAGGCGGTGGGCAAGGTCAGCCTGAAAATCGGCGAGGGGCTCACCGGCCTCGCCGCCGAAGAGGGGCAAGTGGTAGCGATCCTGGAGCCGAAGACCCACCCCCGCTACCGTTACTTCAAAGAGACGGGCGAGGAACGCTATCATTCCTTTCTCGGCATCCCCCTCTTCGACCGCAAAATCCCCATCGGGGTGCTGACGATCCAGACCGTTGCCCCCCGCCAGTTCAGCGCCGACGATATCAGCACCCTCTCGACCATCGCTTTCCAGGTTTCTTCCATCGTCATCAACGCCCGCCTGCTCGACTCCATCCGCAAGAAGGAAGAGGAAAAGAGCGCCTTTGCCCGAGAGCTGGAAAAGACCCGTCAGAGCCTGATTGACAAGGAGCGACCTGCGGCCGGACAGACCAACGGCGCCCTGCGTGGCACGGTGGCCTGCCCCGGCCTGGCCTCGGGCGTAGCCTATGTGCTCGACGACAACCTGGGCTTTCCCGAAACGCTGGAAGATGAACCGGTCGAGGTCGCCTCAGAGTTGCAACAACTCGAACTGACCCTGGAAAAGACCCGCATCCAGACGCTCTTCCTGGAGAAACGGGTGACCGAACGGCTTTCCCAGAGCGACGCGGCGATCTTTCACACCCATTTGATGTTTCTCGAGGATCGCAGCTTTCTCGAAAAACTCCGTCGGGAAATCCACGCCGGGCACAGCGTCGCCTTCGCCCTGAAAAAGGTCGTCGGTGAATACCTCGAAGCCTTCGAACGCATGGAAGACCCCTACCTGCGGGAACGGGCGGCCGACATCAAGGACATCGGCCGCCGCCTGCTGGCCAACCTCGGCGACACTCTGCACAATCCCCTGCAGCTCAAGCATCCCGGCATTCTCGTCGCCCGCGAGATCCTCCCCTCGGACATGGCCACCCTCGACCACGAGCACATCCGCGGGATCGTCACCGAAACCGGGGAACGCAACTCTCACGCGGTGATCATGGCCAAGGCCCTAGGCATCCCCGCCCTCGTCGGAGTCAAGGCGGCGGTGCGCTCGACCCCGCCGGAAACCCAGGTCATCCTCGACGCCAATTCCGGCTGCTTCTACGTCAACCCGGCGCCCCACGTCACCGAGGAATACCGGCGACTGCAGGCGGACGCCAGTCGCGAACTGCACCGGCTGGAAGAGTTCCGCGATCTGCCGGCGGCCACCCGGGACGGGGAAAAGGTCATCCTGCGTGCCAACATCGGGTTGATCAGCGACGTCAACATCGCCCTGCGCAACGGCGCCGAGGGGGTCGGCCTCTACCGCACCGAATTCCCCTACATGACCCGGGGGAGCTTTCCCGATCGCGACGATCAGTACCAGCTCTACCGCAAGGTGGTGGAGAACTTCCCCGACTATCCCGTTACCATCCGCACTCTCGATATCGGTGGCGACAAGGGCCTCCCCTACTTCAGCCCCCCCCGGGAGGACAACCCCTTCATGGGCTGGCGCTCGGTGCGGGTCTCCCTGGACAACCGCGACATTTTCCGCACCCAGATCGAAGCGATCCTCATGGCCGGCGCGCACGGCCCGGTGAAGTTGCTCTTCCCGATGATCTCGGGGATGGAGGAAGTCCATGCCTGCCGGGAGGTGATCGAAGAGGCGCGGGCCAACCTGCGCCGGGAAGGAACGCCCTTCGCCTCCCATGTCCCCACCGGGATCATGATCGAAGTGCCTTCCGCCGTGCAGATGGCCGAACAACTGGCGCGGGAGGTTGACTTCTTCGCCCTGGGGACCAACGACCTGATTCAGTACATGCTCGCCGCCGACCGCAACAACCCCCTGGTCAACAAATATTACGACCCGCTCCATCCGGCCGTGCTGCACGCACTCGCCCAGGTGACCGACGTCGCCCGGCGACAGGGTATAGGCCTGTGCCTGTGTGGCGAAATGGCCTCCGATCCAATGAACTTCCTCGTCCTCTACGGCCTGGGCATGCGCGAGTTCTCCATGCCCGCCCCCTTCATCCCGCGCATCAAGGCCTTCCTCCGCGACCTCGATTCCGCCGTCGCGATCAAGGCTGCCCGCGATGTCCTGACCCTGAGCGAAAGCGCCAAAATCCGCGCCTATCTGATCGAAGTGCTGAAGGAGATCGAACAGCTGGACTGA
- a CDS encoding (Fe-S)-binding protein, which translates to MTFSGFIVLLLFGASGGFFLWSLYQRLGLVRLGRDENRFDRVDERLRSVLTYVFGQKRVLARPFGINHAIFFWACVLLVAVNVEFVLGGIFPGARLSVLPGLFYFPIRFVSDVFSLLTLCAVLAALIHRTFFPLYPEARNFEGYFIVAVIAVHMLAYFGISGAEVALGHERAAGWMPVSAAFAQAFSGFGEVGLERIHGFFWLVHALALLILFNYLIPYSKHLHVFTAIGNCFFRSLEKPNTQPRETFALDLPLGADRPTRMTWKDLFDGFACTECGRCEDVCPAHNTGKKLNPRQVVHDLKVNLLENGPALKGGGEPRLPLIGEVGEGSCSEEAIWDCTTCGACLEACPVFIEHPQKLVKMRRHLVQMEAKFPDELLNLFENMEQRSNPWGMAPAERGKWAALLDPQEFAADKTEYLFFVGCAGAFDTRNKHVTVAVATILNAAGVSWGILGKDELCCGDSVRRLGNEFVFERMALKNVELLQARGVKKVITQCPHCFSALKNDYRQFGLELEVVHHSQLIAQLIADGRLKLPKPMNFGRTIFHDSCYLGRHNDTYQAPRQLIEAATGFPPAEFERKRENSFCCGAGGGRMWMEEHTGERINRERVKEALTVAPDTLCVSCPYCMTMLVDGLKDEKAENVQVKDVAELVAEVLEQG; encoded by the coding sequence ATGACCTTCAGTGGATTCATCGTTCTTCTGCTCTTTGGCGCCTCCGGCGGCTTTTTTCTGTGGAGCCTCTATCAGCGACTCGGACTGGTGCGACTCGGTCGTGACGAGAACCGCTTCGATCGCGTCGACGAGCGACTGCGCAGCGTTCTCACCTATGTTTTTGGGCAGAAGCGGGTGCTGGCCCGCCCCTTCGGCATCAACCACGCCATCTTCTTCTGGGCCTGCGTGCTGCTGGTGGCGGTCAATGTCGAGTTCGTGCTCGGCGGCATCTTTCCCGGGGCGCGCCTGTCGGTACTGCCGGGGCTCTTCTACTTCCCCATCCGTTTCGTCTCCGACGTGTTTAGCCTGCTGACTCTTTGCGCGGTGTTGGCCGCCCTCATCCATCGCACTTTCTTCCCCCTCTATCCCGAGGCGCGCAATTTCGAAGGCTATTTCATCGTCGCCGTCATCGCCGTGCACATGCTCGCCTATTTCGGCATCAGCGGCGCCGAAGTGGCCCTCGGCCATGAGCGGGCGGCGGGGTGGATGCCGGTGTCGGCGGCCTTCGCCCAGGCCTTTTCCGGTTTCGGCGAAGTCGGTCTGGAACGCATCCACGGCTTTTTCTGGCTGGTTCACGCCCTTGCCCTGCTGATCCTCTTCAACTATCTGATCCCCTACAGCAAACATCTGCACGTTTTCACCGCCATCGGTAACTGTTTCTTCCGCAGCCTGGAAAAGCCCAACACCCAGCCCCGCGAAACCTTCGCCCTTGATCTTCCCCTAGGCGCCGATCGGCCCACACGGATGACCTGGAAGGATCTTTTCGACGGCTTCGCCTGCACCGAGTGCGGCCGCTGCGAGGATGTCTGCCCGGCCCATAACACCGGTAAAAAACTCAATCCCCGCCAGGTGGTGCACGATCTCAAGGTCAACCTGCTGGAGAACGGCCCGGCCCTTAAGGGCGGCGGCGAACCGCGCCTGCCGCTGATCGGCGAGGTCGGGGAGGGGAGTTGCAGCGAAGAGGCGATCTGGGATTGCACCACCTGCGGCGCCTGCCTGGAGGCCTGCCCGGTCTTCATCGAGCACCCCCAGAAGCTGGTGAAGATGCGCCGCCATCTGGTGCAGATGGAGGCCAAATTCCCCGACGAGCTTCTCAATCTCTTCGAGAACATGGAACAGCGCAGCAACCCCTGGGGCATGGCCCCGGCCGAGCGTGGCAAGTGGGCCGCGCTGCTCGATCCCCAGGAGTTCGCGGCGGACAAGACCGAATACCTCTTTTTTGTCGGATGCGCCGGCGCCTTCGATACCCGTAACAAGCATGTGACCGTGGCGGTGGCGACCATCCTCAACGCCGCTGGGGTCTCCTGGGGTATTCTCGGCAAGGATGAACTTTGCTGCGGCGACAGCGTCCGCCGCCTCGGCAACGAGTTTGTCTTCGAGCGCATGGCCCTGAAAAACGTCGAGCTGCTGCAAGCCCGGGGGGTGAAAAAAGTCATCACCCAGTGTCCTCACTGCTTCAGCGCCCTGAAGAATGACTACCGCCAGTTCGGTCTCGAACTCGAAGTTGTCCACCACAGCCAGCTGATCGCCCAGCTGATCGCCGACGGTCGTCTCAAGCTGCCCAAACCGATGAACTTTGGCCGTACCATCTTCCATGATTCCTGCTACCTGGGCCGGCACAACGACACCTATCAGGCTCCCCGGCAACTCATCGAAGCGGCTACCGGCTTCCCCCCGGCGGAATTCGAGCGCAAGCGGGAAAACTCTTTCTGCTGTGGCGCCGGCGGCGGACGCATGTGGATGGAGGAACACACCGGCGAACGCATCAATCGCGAGCGGGTCAAGGAAGCGCTGACCGTCGCCCCCGATACCCTCTGTGTCAGCTGCCCTTACTGCATGACCATGCTCGTTGACGGCCTCAAGGATGAGAAGGCCGAGAATGTCCAGGTGAAGGATGTGGCCGAACTGGTGGCCGAGGTTCTCGAACAGGGATAA
- a CDS encoding FAD-binding protein, with amino-acid sequence MEKKAKVKKPRGVARLIEGRCIACGERCMSVCPVDAIVMDEQGAPIIDAPKCIGCVKCVKICPASALEMYFTPEEQKILDELAKQKGDSAAEEEVDEETARLQKMLSAYRGVWVFIEQTDGEAAKVSWELLGTGAELAKQLKVELCALVIGSGVEPLCGEAFAYGADKVYLLDAPVYRHYRTQPYNEAICHLIAKHKPEVILMGATGLGRDLAGAVATVIKTGLTADCTGLSIDDKRNLMQTRPAFGGNIMATIMCDKFRPQMATVRPHVMAMPDFVEGRTGTVVREDFAPVEESILTKVLEVISDRDGQDHVDIAGAEFIVSGGRGMVNRENFVLLQQFANEIGAVVGASRSAVDAGWMPHDRQVGQTGKTVRPKVYIACGISGAIQHMVGMQDSDIIIAINRDKDAPIFQIATYGIVGDLFQIVPALTRRLRELRKTAGRPERAAS; translated from the coding sequence ATGGAAAAAAAAGCGAAAGTCAAGAAGCCGCGCGGCGTTGCTCGCCTCATCGAAGGACGCTGTATCGCCTGCGGCGAGCGCTGCATGAGCGTCTGTCCGGTCGACGCCATCGTCATGGACGAGCAGGGGGCGCCGATCATCGATGCTCCCAAGTGCATTGGCTGCGTCAAGTGCGTGAAGATCTGCCCGGCCAGCGCCCTGGAAATGTACTTCACCCCCGAGGAGCAGAAAATTCTCGACGAGTTGGCCAAGCAGAAGGGGGACTCGGCCGCTGAAGAAGAGGTGGACGAGGAGACCGCCCGCCTGCAGAAGATGCTCTCCGCCTATCGCGGCGTCTGGGTCTTTATCGAGCAGACCGACGGCGAGGCGGCCAAGGTATCCTGGGAGCTCCTCGGCACTGGCGCCGAGTTGGCTAAGCAGCTGAAAGTCGAACTCTGTGCTCTGGTCATCGGCAGCGGGGTCGAACCGCTCTGCGGCGAGGCCTTCGCTTACGGCGCCGACAAGGTCTATCTGCTCGACGCTCCCGTTTATCGCCATTACCGCACCCAGCCTTACAACGAGGCGATCTGTCATCTCATCGCCAAACATAAGCCCGAAGTCATTCTCATGGGCGCCACCGGTCTCGGCCGGGATCTTGCCGGGGCTGTGGCGACGGTGATCAAGACGGGTCTGACCGCCGACTGCACGGGGCTGAGCATCGATGACAAACGCAATCTCATGCAGACCCGGCCGGCCTTCGGCGGCAACATCATGGCCACCATCATGTGCGACAAGTTCCGGCCGCAGATGGCCACAGTGCGCCCCCATGTCATGGCCATGCCCGACTTTGTCGAAGGCCGCACCGGAACGGTCGTGCGGGAAGATTTCGCCCCCGTTGAGGAGAGCATACTGACCAAGGTGCTCGAAGTCATCAGTGACCGGGACGGGCAGGATCATGTCGATATCGCCGGCGCCGAGTTCATCGTTTCCGGCGGCCGCGGCATGGTCAACCGCGAGAACTTCGTTCTCTTGCAACAGTTCGCCAATGAAATCGGCGCTGTGGTCGGCGCTTCGCGCAGCGCGGTCGATGCCGGCTGGATGCCCCATGATCGTCAGGTCGGCCAAACCGGCAAGACGGTAAGGCCCAAGGTCTACATCGCCTGCGGCATCAGCGGCGCGATTCAGCACATGGTCGGCATGCAGGATTCGGACATTATCATCGCCATCAATCGCGACAAGGACGCGCCGATCTTTCAGATCGCCACCTACGGTATCGTCGGCGATCTCTTCCAGATCGTGCCGGCGCTGACCCGGCGCCTGCGTGAGTTGCGCAAAACCGCCGGCCGCCCCGAGCGGGCCGCCTCCTAG
- a CDS encoding electron transfer flavoprotein subunit beta/FixA family protein, with protein sequence MLVVACIKQVPDTTQVQIDPVTNTLVREGIPFIVNPYDTHALEECLRLKDRFGVRVAALSMGPPNAEATLRKARALGVDEAILLSDRCFGGADTLATSRVLAAAIERLRQTEEVALVFCGKQTIDGDTAQTGPGIATRLGFTQLTLVDRIEHLDLENRRVRVRRKLEGRHEIVEAPLPAMITVVRELNRPRYPTVPMRLAAAEAEITLWNNQVLQLDEKTVGLKGSPTWVSKIFSPERAKGEIIGDGLNDPVGTANELIDKLLSKDLLVL encoded by the coding sequence ATGCTTGTCGTCGCCTGTATCAAGCAGGTCCCTGACACCACCCAGGTGCAGATCGATCCGGTCACCAACACCCTGGTGCGCGAAGGGATCCCCTTTATCGTCAACCCTTACGATACCCATGCGCTGGAGGAATGCCTGCGGCTCAAGGATCGTTTCGGTGTGCGCGTCGCCGCCCTCTCCATGGGCCCGCCCAATGCCGAAGCCACCTTGCGCAAAGCCCGCGCCCTGGGGGTGGATGAAGCGATCCTGCTCAGCGACCGCTGCTTCGGCGGCGCCGACACCCTGGCGACGAGTCGGGTGCTGGCGGCGGCCATCGAGCGCCTTAGGCAAACGGAGGAGGTGGCCCTGGTCTTCTGCGGCAAGCAGACGATCGACGGCGATACCGCCCAGACCGGCCCCGGCATCGCCACCCGCCTCGGGTTCACCCAGTTGACCCTGGTCGACCGCATCGAACATCTCGATCTCGAGAACCGCCGGGTCCGGGTACGACGCAAGCTCGAAGGGCGGCACGAAATCGTCGAGGCGCCCTTGCCGGCGATGATCACGGTGGTGCGGGAACTCAACCGGCCGCGCTATCCCACCGTCCCCATGCGTCTGGCGGCAGCCGAAGCGGAGATCACCCTGTGGAACAATCAGGTCTTGCAGTTGGATGAAAAGACCGTCGGGCTGAAGGGGTCGCCGACCTGGGTCAGCAAGATTTTCTCCCCGGAACGGGCCAAGGGAGAAATCATCGGCGACGGCCTGAACGATCCCGTCGGCACCGCCAATGAGCTCATCGACAAGCTCCTGAGCAAGGATCTTCTGGTTCTGTAA